One Anabas testudineus chromosome 15, fAnaTes1.2, whole genome shotgun sequence genomic window carries:
- the atoh7 gene encoding protein atonal homolog 7, whose product MKSRRPSFTDSGSESSELDSKSPEKYETATRRRMAANARERKRMQGLNTAFDRLRKVVPQWGQDKKLSKYETLQMALSYIMALNRILTDAKRHNTSHRQWLELQFDCMQPENYPCLMRYDSASGQEYIHSAFSYQFDGHQVHT is encoded by the coding sequence ATGAAGTCCCGTCGACCCAGCTTCACCGACTCAGGATCAGAGTCCTCAGAACTGGACTCGAAGAGCCCAGAGAAGTACGAGACTGCCACAAGGCGACGAATGGCTGCCAATgccagagagaggaagaggatgcaGGGTTTGAACACAGCCTTTGATCGGTTACGAAAAGTGGTTCCACAGTGGGGTCAGGACAAAAAACTGTCCAAGTATGAAACTCTGCAGATGGCTCTGAGCTACATCATGGCCCTCAACCGGATCCTGACAGACGCCAAGAGGCATAACACTTCTCACAGGCAGTGGCTGGAACTGCAGTTTGACTGTATGCAGCCTGAAAACTACCCTTGCCTCATGAGGTACGACTCCGCCAGTGGACAGGAATACATCCACTCAGCGTTCTCCTATCAGTTTGACGGACATCAGGTCCACACATAA